In Pleuronectes platessa chromosome 5, fPlePla1.1, whole genome shotgun sequence, a single genomic region encodes these proteins:
- the LOC128439773 gene encoding uncharacterized protein LOC128439773, whose amino-acid sequence MSTFFYIVVHNIWAGKKPEVLWSKAGPYKLFTRNLQEHLRPDALVESEIINAYLTIALSNFSEAGRGRGYLLDSFQMTDMWRGKNKGLRKIDPLDYDVLIGAVCEHHHWTLTVMYPKKRQSVYVDPFGASEEALKKCTAVTRAFMRQRGHNCSRWSSQTVPHVRQVDATSCGVIVCKLADMILNEEDMDDVFDKTSILRMRLQIGKRLIKETDDLTNLCRACGSYDTDVQWIACTPCDQWFHRSCVGQPPVEAPFYCPLCI is encoded by the exons ATGTCAACTTTTTTCTACATAGTGGTACACAACATTTGGGCTGGGAAAAAGCCGGAGGTGTTGTGGAGCAAAGCAGGCCCTTACAAACTGTTTACACGGAACCTCCAGGAACACCTTCGTCCAGATGCACTTGTGGAAAGTGAA ATCATCAATGCATACCTAACGATTGCGCTGAGTAATTTCTCAgaggcaggcagaggcaggggcTATCTACTTGACTCCTTCCAAATGACGGACATGTGGAGAGGTAAAAATAAAGGACTGAGGAAG ATAGATCCCCTGGATTATGATGTCCTGATTGGAGCTGTCTGCGAGCACCATCACTGGACACTAACT GTGATGTATCCTAAAAAGAGGCAGTCCGTTTATGTTGATCCATTTGGGGCTAGCGAGGAAGCATTAAAAAAATGCACTGCAGTAACCAG GGCTTTCATGAGGCAGCGGGGCCACAACTGCTCACGCTGGTCCAGTCAAACAGTACCACACGTTCGACAAGTTGATGCAACCTCATGTGGTGTTATTGTGTGTAAA TTAGCAGACATGATTCTTAATGAAGAGGACATGGATGACGTTTTTGACAAGACTTCCATTTTAAGGATGAGGTTGCAGATAGGCAAACGGCTGATCAAAGAAACAG ATGATTTGACCAACCTATGCCGAGCGTGTGGCTCATATGACACAGATGTGCAATGG ATTGCTTGCACACCTTGTGATCAATGGTTCCACAGAAGCTGTGTTGGGCAACCACCTGTGGAGGCACCTTTTTATTGCCCATTGTGTATTTAA